DNA sequence from the Orcinus orca chromosome 2, mOrcOrc1.1, whole genome shotgun sequence genome:
AGAGAAGACGGATTCCCCCCatccccagacacacacacacccagttttcccagagGCTAGCAAGGGAGTGTTAGCACCAGATCCGGAGTGTCACTGTCTTTGAAAACAACGAAAATATGAACATCGGAGCGCGGAGCTGAAAGGCGCCGCAGGCACCCGGCTCGGCTCCAGCTGGTCAGAAGCGGAGTGGGGGACGGGGGACAGAAGCTTTTGGTTCCCAGTCATAAGGGGGCTTTGAAACTAAAAACTGGGGAGTTGCCACAGAATCCTGGCTTCTGGGATGTGCACCCCGGAAAGGGCGGAGTAGGGGTTGAGGCGGGACCCCGTAGCGCTCCACGCTAAGGACATCTGGGGGACCCGGGCTGACCCCCGAGCCACAGCATGCCCATCGGATGTTTCCAAAGTCTTCTCCCATTTCCTCTGGCTTCCGAGCCCACTGTGGAGCGGGCTGGGGGCGGATTTCCGCAGATAATTGCAGTGGGAACGGAGAGGCTTGGATTTCGCCTCACGGTCAGCGGGTGGTGTCTTACACAGGGAGGGAGGAGCGGGGAACTGTGCTCGCCATGGAGGGGAATTCAGCCCTCGAGGACAATGACCGTCGTGGATGGGACTGGTAAAATCGTCCCACTCCCCACTAGAAGTCCCCAGTAGTCAAGGTTAGGGGGTGGTAAGGGGGTGGAGTAAGTGAAAGTTGGGGGTCATAAATCCTGCCAGCCCAAGGCTTCTGCTCCCAGGCACCCAAGGTGGGGGATGGGAATGGGCTGCCAGACGGGCTGGGGGTTCAGCCCGCTGTCTGCCTGTAGTTGCCGTTAATCTCCTGGGCGATGTTGACCGCTTCGGCACCCAGGGGCAGCCGATCACTGTACTCGGAGCCCGCCTCGAACTCCTCTTGGTTGGCCTTGGACTGGCATTCCGCCAGCGAGCAGGCCGCCAGGCTCTCCTCCCTCTGCAGGTCCCCACCTGGGTCGCCCTGCTCTGCTTCTTCGTCAAGGCCCTCCCCGGGGGTCTCCTCTGGCTCCTCGCCGCCCGCCTCGCCGCCTGCAGGGTAGCTTTTCTCGGATTCGAGGTAGGAGGCACGCGGGTCGAAATCGGCGGCGATGCGCTTCTCCATGGGATCCGGGGCCTGCGGCCTCAGGATAAGACGGTAGGGCTTGCCCGGGTGTTTGGCCAGCAGATGGCAGCAGGCGGCGCCCAGCAGGGGCACGGTGGCCAGCACCAGGAGGAACACGCTCACCGCCACGATAACCAGCAGTGAGGGCAACTCTTTCTTGGTGGCGAACACCACTTGCACGTGGCAGGCCTCGCCTGCCAACGCCAGGCACACGGAGTAGTTGGTGCCGGGCCGCAGGCCACGGAACCAGTAGGCGTTGACGCCCTCCTCTACACGCGACCACTGCACGGCTGCGCCGCCCCCCGCCGGGCACAGATAGAGCAGGCGCAATGGCCGCCGTCCGGGCCGCCCTGCTCCCGCAGCCCCGCCGGGCCCAGGGCCCCATCTTGCCGCCAGTGGCGTCAGTTGCACCCGCGCCTCGCGCTCCGCCACGTCCAGCGCAATGACGCCCAGCTCAAAGACATGCGGCTTGAGCTCGGCGCTCTGGTTGAACGCGTGGTTGGACACGTACCGCGAGGGGTCCCCGTGGCCACAGCGCTGCTCCTCCACCGGGTCAGCAGAGACCTGGTCTTCCGCCTCTTCACCCTCACCTGCCTCCTCGTCCCCCTCCGGCCCCGCCTGTGTCTCCCCGAGGATGCTAACCCGGCCCAGGCCTTGGCTTTTGATTTTGCCCTCGGGCTTGGAAGGTAGGACACTGTTGCCCCGGGTTTTGGCTGTGGACTTACGCTCAGAGGTTGGAGCCTGCCCATCAGGGTCTCCCCCTGAGCCAGGAGCGTGCTTTGGGGGCCCTGCAGCTGCCACTGCCACGCGAACTGACGTGGAGTT
Encoded proteins:
- the ISLR2 gene encoding immunoglobulin superfamily containing leucine-rich repeat protein 2 isoform X2, whose product is MVPLRALWLAWALLGVAGACPEPCACVDKYAHQFADCAYKELHEVPEGLPANVTTLSLSANKITVLRRGAFADVTQVTSLWLAHNEVRTVELGSLAVLSQLKNLDLSHNLISSFPWSDLRNLSALQLLKMNHNRLGSLPRDALGALPDLRSLRINNNRLRTLAPGTFDALSALSHLQLYHNPFHCGCSLVWLQAWAASTRVSLPEPDSIACASPPALQGVPVHRLPALSCAPPSVHLSVEPPPEAPGSPLRSGLTLMLHCVAEGHPTPRLQWQLQIPGGTVVLVPPILSGEDDGDGGEDGEEEGDGDGPTQTEAPTPTPAPAWPAPPATPRFLALTNGSLLVPLLSAKEAGIYTCRAHNELGANSTSVRVAVAAAGPPKHAPGSGGDPDGQAPTSERKSTAKTRGNSVLPSKPEGKIKSQGLGRVSILGETQAGPEGDEEAGEGEEAEDQVSADPVEEQRCGHGDPSRYVSNHAFNQSAELKPHVFELGVIALDVAEREARVQLTPLAARWGPGPGGAAGAGRPGRRPLRLLYLCPAGGGAAVQWSRVEEGVNAYWFRGLRPGTNYSVCLALAGEACHVQVVFATKKELPSLLVIVAVSVFLLVLATVPLLGAACCHLLAKHPGKPYRLILRPQAPDPMEKRIAADFDPRASYLESEKSYPAGGEAGGEEPEETPGEGLDEEAEQGDPGGDLQREESLAACSLAECQSKANQEEFEAGSEYSDRLPLGAEAVNIAQEINGNYRQTAG